TATCAAGGGTTCAAGCAGCCTCTTAAAGCGATCCACGCTCATCTCTGGATTCAAGTCAACTGGGGTCATATTACTTAAATCTTCCGATGAGAATCCTAAATTCTTCCTGGCAGCCTGATTTACAGCAAAAAATTTTAAACTCTTTGGATGGAAAATATATATCTCATTAATAGATTTCTCAAAAAGCTGTCTCAAAAAACTCTTTTTTCTCAAGTCAATTCTGAAATCCAACCTATTCTCCAGATTAAAGTCTCCAAAAAATTTATTTATAACCCTTAAATGTTACCTAAAATTTCACCAAGCTCATCTCTTGGCATCGGCCTATAGAACAAATATCCCTGAAAGTAATCACAATTCATAGATTTTAGAATATCAAACTGCTCTACAGTTTCTACTCCTTCTGCAATTGTCTTTATATTTAGCGAATGTGCAAGAAAAATAATGGAATTTATAATGTTTCTTGTTTTAGAGTTTTCTATACCTCTTATGAAAGATATATCTATCTTTAGCGTCTCAATGTCAAGCATTGACAGGTAAGACAAGGAGGAAAATCCAGTGCCAAAGTCATCCAAAGAAAAATATATGCCATATTTTTTTAACTCTCTAATAAGATCTGAAATATAATCAAAGCTGTTTATAAATGCTCTTTCAACAATCTCTATTTTCAATAAATCCATTTGCAGGTGATGAAATTTTAGTTTAGAAAATAAATCATCCCTCAAACTCCTTTGCATCAAACTTTTAGAAGAAAGGTTAATTGATATAGGAATCGTTTTTTTAAAGGATTGCAAGTCATCAAGGACATTCTCTATGAGTTGGTGTTCTGCATCTATTATAAGAGGGGTTTTTTCTAAATATTCTATAAAATCAATTGGAGGAATTATTTTACCATCTTTATTCCAGCGCATTAAAGCCTCTGCCCCAACAATTTTTCTATCTTTATTTACATAAGGTTGATAAAAGGCAATAAATTCTTTGTTTGCTACCGCAAGATCTAAATCTAACTTTAGTCTTAAAGCTTTTGTAGCCTCTATTTCTAAATCCTGCCTGAAAAAACCTATCTGGTTTTCTCCTTTTTCTTTGGCATCTGCAAGAGCTATCATGGCTTTATTTAGTAAATCTTCAGAAGTATTAGCATCCCTAGGAAACAGGCTAAGTCCTATGTTAAATGAAACAGAAATATTTTTATTCAACATCTCATAGGGTTCTATAATATCACTTAAGATCTTTGAAACTACTATAAGTATGTCCTCTTCCGCTTTTAAATCTTTAACTAGAATGCCAAATCTGTCAGATTCAAGCTTCGCTATAACATCGTATGCCTTTAGATTGTCCTTCAACCTCTGAGCTATTTTTTTTAGCATATAATCTCCAACTTCAAAACCATAGGCTTCGTTTATTCTTTTAAAGTTTAGAGGATTTATTATAGCTACTGAAAAAATCTGGTTTTCAGATTTCGCTCTTTCTAAAAGTTTTTCTAACTCCATTTTAAATGAGTTTAAATTAATTAATCCAGTTGTGCCATCATAATTAACTAATCTGTCTAATTCTCTTAAAAGCTCATCATCTTTCTCAATTTCTTTGCCTACTACTATATAATGCGTAATATTTGAACCCTCAAAAAAAGGCGTTATATTGACATAAAAATCCTTTAATAAGCCATTTTTAATTCTATATTTAATTAATCCTGAGTAAGTATTTCCAGATTTCAGAATTTTGTAAAATTTTTTTGAAAACTCTTTTGTATGCGTTCTTGGAGAAAATATAGAGTGGTGTTTACCTATAATCTCATCTTTCGAATAACCAAATATTCTAAGAGCTCTATCATTTACATATACTATGTTAAAATTACTGTCAGTAACTGCTACAAACTCAAAACCAGCATCCAAAGCACTAAGAGTTATCTTTGAGAACTTTTCATCTTCCAGTTTATTCAGGATAAATTCAATTTGTTGCTGAATTACTTTAAATAAGTTAAATATCTCATTATTGAAAAGACTTTTAGTAAAAATTAGAACAAGAGAACCAATAATATCTTCTTTAAAGGATATGCTTAGCGCA
This Thermodesulfobium sp. 4217-1 DNA region includes the following protein-coding sequences:
- a CDS encoding EAL domain-containing protein, which produces MSLDFFEAILRSSLFGVYINQGEDGRIVFANKRIAEILGYESPDELIGKSILDIAMRTIKEEIKVNLIRRTKGEFFTVEYSQHFLLSKSNTFVPVALFAYTIEYENKPSGLVLILDRTKEKSYEKLFFTLSQINQLIVRVDNEQDLLEKACDIIVDEVGYLDCAIGYVDKDNLFKKIYTRAKTKELQDDIKNNIEGVDESTPYGRGSVSKAYHTRKVSMVPQISKLQTTFYWHDFYNKYDIQSACSIPILKNNKVEYILSIHDNVKNSCDEDHLHLLDEMQLDLSFALEKIESQKNILVLNQAISVSHEWAVITDRDGTIIDANKAVSDISGYPKEALIGNNPRIFKSGHHDKTFYEKLWKKILSGESCTCRFVNKAKDGSIFYLDSIIIPVMQDGEVYRFVDLSMDVTKLVEYEDRLELKSRIYNTLYEISNLSLKIKTKEEFLSSLPMLLVENLGMEVSYVLLKSNKNFEVVYFSAKDDRFQGYLDKAKMVGRLFTNNKFLQSDEPLIKSLNSKGIYLLEDICSQDICPFREFVCSYGFNSCIALSISFKEDIIGSLVLIFTKSLFNNEIFNLFKVIQQQIEFILNKLEDEKFSKITLSALDAGFEFVAVTDSNFNIVYVNDRALRIFGYSKDEIIGKHHSIFSPRTHTKEFSKKFYKILKSGNTYSGLIKYRIKNGLLKDFYVNITPFFEGSNITHYIVVGKEIEKDDELLRELDRLVNYDGTTGLINLNSFKMELEKLLERAKSENQIFSVAIINPLNFKRINEAYGFEVGDYMLKKIAQRLKDNLKAYDVIAKLESDRFGILVKDLKAEEDILIVVSKILSDIIEPYEMLNKNISVSFNIGLSLFPRDANTSEDLLNKAMIALADAKEKGENQIGFFRQDLEIEATKALRLKLDLDLAVANKEFIAFYQPYVNKDRKIVGAEALMRWNKDGKIIPPIDFIEYLEKTPLIIDAEHQLIENVLDDLQSFKKTIPISINLSSKSLMQRSLRDDLFSKLKFHHLQMDLLKIEIVERAFINSFDYISDLIRELKKYGIYFSLDDFGTGFSSLSYLSMLDIETLKIDISFIRGIENSKTRNIINSIIFLAHSLNIKTIAEGVETVEQFDILKSMNCDYFQGYLFYRPMPRDELGEILGNI